The Actinomyces viscosus genome segment TCTCATGGTCGCAGGCATGGAGCGCTACTACCAGATCGCCCGCTGCTACCGCGACGAGGACTTCCGCGCCGACCGCCAGCCGGAGTTCACCCAGCTCGACGTGGAGATGAGCTTCGTCGAGCAGGACGACGTCATCGCCGTCGCCGAGGACGTGCTGCGCGAGGTCTGGGCGCTCATCGGCTACGACCTGCCCACCCCCATCGCGCGCATGACCTACCACGACGCGATGGAGAAGTACGGCTCGGACAAGCCCGACCTGCGCTTCGGCTGCGAGCTGGTGGACCTGACCGAGTACTTCAAGGACACCACCTTCCGCGTCTTCCAGAACCCCTACGTGGGCGCCGTCGTCATGCCCGGAGGAGCCTCCCAGTCACGGCGCACCTTCGATGCCTGGCAGGAGTGGGCCAAGCAGCGCGGAGCCAAGGGCCTGGCCTACGTCACCGTTGCCGAGGACGGGACCCTCGGCGGCCCCGTCGCCAAGAACATCACCGACGCCGAGCGGGCCGGCCTGGCCCAGGCCGCCGGCGCCGAGCCAGGCGACTGCATCTTCTTCGCCGCAGGCCCCGTGGACTCCTCTCGCGCCCTGCTGGGCGCCGCCCGCCTGGAGATCGGCAAGCGCTGCGGTTTCATCAACGATGATGAGTGGTCCTTCGTGTGGGTCGTGGACGCCCCCCTGTTCAAGCCCTCCGCCGAGGCCCGCGCCGACGGCGACGTGGCCCTGGGCAAGTCCGCCTGGACCGCGGTCCACCACGCCTTCACCTCGCCCAAACCAGAGTGCCTGGAGACCTTCGACACCGACCCGGGAGGCGCCCTGGCCTACGCCTACGACATCGTGTGCAACGGCAACGAGATCGGCGGCGGCTCTATCCGTATCCACCGCAGCGACGTCCAGGAGCGCGTCTTCAACGTCATGGGGATCGGCGAGCAGGAGGCCCAAGAGAAGTTCGGCTTCCTGCTGGACGCCTTCAAGTTCGGCGCCCCGCCGCACGGCGGCATCGCCTTCGGTTGGGACCGCATCGTCTCCCTACTGACCAGGGCCGACTCCATCCGCGACGTCATCGCCTTCCCCAAGTCCGGCGGCGGCTTCGACCCGCTGACCGAGGCTCCCGCCCCGATCACGCCCGAGCAGCGCAAGGAGGCCGGGGTCGACGCCGTCCCGGACGACGAGTCCGGCTCTGCGGTGCGGGGCAAAGAGGACGGGATGAAGCAGAGCTGAGTTCGCAGGTCGCGTCCGCCCTTCGCCTACACTCGATGAGGTGACGATGCTTGCGCTGCACGAGTGGGGTGCTCCGGCGGATCCGCCGCTGCTCTTAGTCCACGGCCTGACTGAATCGGCTACCGCCTGGCCTGACGCTGTAGCACGCTGGTCCTCCCGGTATCACGTCCTCGCAATCGATCAGCGGGGGCACGGGGCATCCCCGCGGTGGGACGACGAGACGCTGGCCCGGGCGCCGCAGACTATGCAAGAGGACCTTGAGAAGACGTTGGCCCTGTTCTCGGAGCCGCCGGTCGTCGTGGCGCACAGCCTGGGAGGGCTCATGTCGCTGCGGGTGAGCGTCGCCTGGCCCGAGCTGGTTCGGGCACTGGTCCTGGAGGACGTCGCGCGTCCCACCGGGCACTGGGCCCCGGCCCCCTGGTTCGTGGAGCATCAGGAGCGGTTCCTGGACGCCTTCGCCGACGGCGGCGCGGCCGAGCGGGAACGGATGAGGCGCGAGACCTCATGGAGCGAATCCGAGATCGAGGGCTGGGCCGCGTGCAAGAGGCGGGTCGACCGCCGTTATATCCGCGAGGGCACCTATCTCGGCGAGGCCGACCTCGTCAGCGCGATCAACCGGCTGAGGATACCGACGCTCTACCTGGCACCCCGCCGCGGCGACATGGCTCCTGACCCCTCTGAGGTGACCAATCCGCTCGTGCGTTTGGTGCTGCTCGACGGCGTAGGCCACTGCGTGCGGCGGGACGCCCCGGAGGCCTACCACGGGCTGGTCGATCCCTTCATCGAGGCGGT includes the following:
- the aspS gene encoding aspartate--tRNA ligase; the encoded protein is MLRTRNAGSLRASDIGQVVTLTGWVDRRRDHGGVAFIDLRDASGIAQVVIREEVAHDLRAEYVLAVTGEVSARPEGNANPNLPTGEIEVVVSDVEILNASAPLPFQVSDHAEDAGQVGEEARLRYRYLDLRRSAMQHAIRLRAKVSQAARKVLDSHDFVEIETPTLTRSTPEGARDFLVPARLAPGSWYALPQSPQLFKQLLMVAGMERYYQIARCYRDEDFRADRQPEFTQLDVEMSFVEQDDVIAVAEDVLREVWALIGYDLPTPIARMTYHDAMEKYGSDKPDLRFGCELVDLTEYFKDTTFRVFQNPYVGAVVMPGGASQSRRTFDAWQEWAKQRGAKGLAYVTVAEDGTLGGPVAKNITDAERAGLAQAAGAEPGDCIFFAAGPVDSSRALLGAARLEIGKRCGFINDDEWSFVWVVDAPLFKPSAEARADGDVALGKSAWTAVHHAFTSPKPECLETFDTDPGGALAYAYDIVCNGNEIGGGSIRIHRSDVQERVFNVMGIGEQEAQEKFGFLLDAFKFGAPPHGGIAFGWDRIVSLLTRADSIRDVIAFPKSGGGFDPLTEAPAPITPEQRKEAGVDAVPDDESGSAVRGKEDGMKQS
- a CDS encoding alpha/beta fold hydrolase, with translation MLALHEWGAPADPPLLLVHGLTESATAWPDAVARWSSRYHVLAIDQRGHGASPRWDDETLARAPQTMQEDLEKTLALFSEPPVVVAHSLGGLMSLRVSVAWPELVRALVLEDVARPTGHWAPAPWFVEHQERFLDAFADGGAAERERMRRETSWSESEIEGWAACKRRVDRRYIREGTYLGEADLVSAINRLRIPTLYLAPRRGDMAPDPSEVTNPLVRLVLLDGVGHCVRRDAPEAYHGLVDPFIEAVFAGTGR